In Xiphophorus hellerii strain 12219 chromosome 13, Xiphophorus_hellerii-4.1, whole genome shotgun sequence, the following proteins share a genomic window:
- the spire1a gene encoding protein spire homolog 1 isoform X5 has protein sequence MAKRPGRKEGTLSSSSPTILRNLNRGDVSMDSGDGSEDLSLDEILTLYSQPINEEQAWAVCYQCCRTLAQKHRRRGSSKAAGSSAVDYPRKIDGPGNVRIGRDGAVKLHFEGTTDEYQSACTSLEVIYSLGVMIYKALDYGLKENEERELSPPLERLIDMMTNIQETETDPCPDEGYEATEEEDECEEADADEELDSVSSASEVSSVKSYRDILLICSSHLPSPSDAPNHYLAVCRALYAETRELHTFLEKIKCAKENLRRMEGETQDEPEKDLNELQNADWARFWVQVMRDLRHGVKLKKVQERQYNPLPIEYQLTPYEMLMDDIRSKRYKLRKVMVNGDIPPRLKKSAHEIILEFIRSRPPLNPVSARKLKPHPPRPRSLHERLLEDIKAERKLRPVSPDMIRRHRLGAGKSISTPQDLFRSPASPDGQRKLAGSTHSLASGMTGTPQRAQQLSQRKRLLKAPTLAELDSSESDEEPTKSSSSRSTSLLEDTSPEIVAEKKAPPKFLPVSATPQPEKHQTLQRRHSVEREAPAFVRSFAPPSKQSSKSLEEFCYPVECLTLTVEEVMHIRQVLVKAELEKFQQYKDVYNALKKGKLCFACRAKKFSLFTWSYTCQFCKRPVCAQCSKKMRLPSKPYSTLPIYSLGPSAGANNVARVASAPPEPEKHAPGYGRHSLRRRLSKHSSRDGQSKDELELPKELTEDWVTMEVCVDCKKFITEIICSSKRSLSVASKRARLNRKTQSFYMPSSKSTSFHPAERPISEM, from the exons ATGGCTAAGCGACCCGGGAGAAAGGAGGGGACGCTGTCTTCTTCTTCGCCGACCATTCTTCGGAATTTGAACCGCGGAGACGTGAGCATGGACAGCGGAGACGGATCCGAGGACTTGTCCCTGGATGAAATTCTGACTCTGTACAGCCAGCCGATAAACGAGGAACAGGCATGGGCAGTGTGCTACCAGTGCTGTCGGACTTTAGCGCAGAAACACAGACGGAGAGGCTCATCCAAGGCAGCGGGCTCCTCGGCGGTGGACTACCCGAGGAAGATCGATGGACCCGGGAATGTGAGGATCGGAAGAGACGGGGCTGTCAAGCTGCACTTTGAAGGCACCACAG ATGAGTACCAGTCAGCGTGCACGTCATTAGAG GTTATTTATTCCCTGGGTGTCATGATCTACAAAGCTCTGGATTATGGCCTCAAAGAGAATGAAGAGCGAGAGCTCAGCCCGCCATTGGAGCGACTGATCGACATGATGACCAACATCCAGGAAACTGAGACCGACCCTTGTCCTGACGAGGGCTACGAGGCCACCGAGGAAGAGGACGAGTGTGAGGAAGCCGATGCGGATGAAGAACTCGACTCTGTTTCCTCTGCCAGCGAAGTGAGCAGCGTCAAGAGTTACAGAGACATCCTCTTG ATATGTTCTTCCCATCTGCCCAGCCCATCTGATGCACCGAACCATTACCTGGCCGTGTGCCGAGCTCTTTATGCCGAGACAAGGGAACTTCACACGTTTCTGGAGAAGATAAAATGTGCCAAGGAG AACCTTCGGCGGATGGAAGGTGAGACGCAGGACGAACCTGAGAAAGACCTCAATGAGCTGCAAAATGCTGACTGG GCCCGCTTCTGGGTGCAGGTGATGCGCGACCTACGACACGGTGTGAAGTTAAAGAAGGTTCAGGAACGGCAGTACAACCCGCTGCCCATTGAATACCAGCTCACGCCGTACGAAATGCTGATGGACGACATCCGTTCCAAACGCTACAAGCTGAGAAAAGTCATG GTGAATGGAGACATCCCCCCACGACTAAAGAAGAGCGCACATGAAATCATCCTTGAATTCATCAGGTCACGGCCTCCTCTTAACCCT GTTTCAGCCCGTAAGCTCAAGCCCCATCCTCCACGTCCGCGGAGTCTCCACGAGCGACTGCTGGAGGACATCAAGGCTGAAAGGAAGCTCCGGCCGGTTTCACCTGACATGATTCGAAGGCACCGTCTAG GTGCAGGGAAAAGCATCAGCACCCCTCAGGACTTGTTCCGCAGTCCAG CGTCTCCTGATGGGCAGAGGAAGTTGGCTGGCAGCACCCACTCTCTGGCCAGTGGGATGACAGGAACCCCTCAAAGAGCGCAGCAGCTGAGCCAGAGGAAGAGGCTCCTCAAAGCTCCCACACTGGCTGAACTGGACAGCTCCGAATCTGAT GAGGAGCCCACAAAGAGCAGCTCCAGTAGGTCCACGTCTTTACTGGAGGACACATCTCCTGAGATTGTTGCGGAGAAGAAAG CACCTCCGAAGTTTCtgcccgtttccgccactccTCAGCCAGAGAAGCACCAGACACTTCAGAGGCGGCACTCTGTGGAGAGGGAGGCTCCTGCTTTTGTTCGGTCTTTTGCACCACCGTCCAAGCAGAGCTCCAAGTCGTTG GAGGAGTTCTGTTATCCTGTGGAGTGTTTGACTCTGACGGTGGAGGAGGTGATGCATATCAGACAGGTTCTGGTCAAGGCAGAGCTGGAGAAGTTCCAGCAGTACAAAGACGTCTATAACGCTCTGAAGAAAGGAAAG CTCTGCTTTGCATGTCGAGCCAAAAAATTCTCCCTCTTCACCTGGTCTTACACCTGCCAGTTCTGCAAAAG ACCTGTGTGCGCCCAGTGTTCAAAAAAG ATGCGACTACCATCTAAGCCCTATTCCACTCTGCCCATCTACTCTCTTGGTCCCAGTGCAGGTGCTAATAATGTAGCTCGTGTAGCTTCGGcaccaccagaaccagagaaaCATGCTCCGGGATACGGCAGACACAGTCTACGCCGAAG GTTGTCCAAGCACAGCAGCCGAGACGGGCAGTCGAAAGACGAACTGGAGCTGCCCAAAGAGCTGACAGAGGACTGGGTCACCATGGAGGTCTGCGTCGACTGTAAAAAGTTCATCACGGAGATCATCTGCTCCAGCAAGCGCAGCCTGTCAGTGGCGTCCAAAAGAGCCCGTCTGAACCGCAAAACCCAATCGTTCTACATGCCGTCGTCTAAGTCGACCAGCTTCCACCCCGCAGAGCGCCCCATTAGTGAAATGTAG